Genomic window (Leptolyngbya sp. 'hensonii'):
TTCCGGGACGTGCGGGGCGATGAGGACATTGTCAGTGATCTGGGCAAACGGATTCGCAACTCGAACCAGGCCACCTACCAGCTCTACACCGGCCATCGGGGCAGTGGCAAATCTACAGAGCTGCGCCGCTTGCAGCAAAGCCTGGAAGAATATGGCTTTTTTGTGGTCTACTTTGAGGCGGATGAAGAAGATATCGATCCGCAAAACGTCGAATATATCGATATCCTGCTGGCCTGTACCCGCCGCTTTCTGAAGGAAATTCGATCGGCCAATGCTGCCCCAATTCAAAACTGGCTGCGGGACCGCTGGCAAGATCTGAAAGATCTGGCCCAGATGGAAATTTCTATTGACGATGTCAGTCTGGAACAATCCCTGTCGGTCTTCACCAAACTGACGGCCAGTATTCGAGCCGAGCCGACCCAGCGAGCCAAAATTCGGGAGCGGGTGAATCCCCACACCATCACCCTGTTGCAGGCCCTGAATGAGTTCATTGCTGATGCCCGTCAGCATTTGCCCCAGGGCAAGTCTAAACTGGCGATGATTGTGGATAACCTGGACCGAATTCCGATCGACTTCCGGGACAATGGCCGCAGCAACCATGAGGAAATTTTTCTGGATCGGAGTGAGCAGTTAAAGGGGTTGAACTGCCACATGGTTTATACCGTGCCCATTGCTCTGGTGTATTCCAGATGGGCCAATGAGGTACAGACCATCTATGACAAAACCCTGGTGCTACCCATGGTGATGGTGCAACAGCACACTGGGGAGGTTTTCCCACCAGGGCTGGCGAAACTGCGGGAGGCGGTGTGGTTGCGGGTGAATCCCCATGCCCCCGATCTGGATCTGGCGACCCAGGTGTTTGATGCGCCTGAAACCCTGGAGCGGCTCTGCCTTTCCTGTGGCGGCCATATTCGCGAATTGATGCAGATGATGCAGGAAGCAGTGAACCGGGCCGACCAGGTGCCGATTACCGCCAGGGAAGTGCAGCGGGCCATCACCGAACTGCGGGCAGTTTACCAGCGGGCGGTGGAAGAACCAGAATGGGAGAAACTGGCCCAGGTTGCCCATACTAGAATTATCCCTAATGACAACGAACATCGCAGCCTGCTGCAGCGGCGCTGCATTCTGGAGTATCGCTGTCTGGATGAAGTTGGGGAACTCCTGACCTGGTACGATATCCATCCCCTGATTCGCAAACTTCCCCGCTTTCAGGAGGAACTCGCTAAACTGAACCCATGACGGCCAATGCCTTTGATTGGGACGAAGAATTAAGCCCGGAAACCAGGGAAGAGGTCTACCGGGCCTTGCTGCGGGCCTTACGTCGCAAGCAAGGGTTTGGGCTGTTTTTTGTCCAGTGCTCCCCGGCCCAGGGGCAGCAGATTGT
Coding sequences:
- a CDS encoding ATP-binding protein, which codes for MSDRLTQIYNAFDPSRPLPAGDPQYVDFRDVRGDEDIVSDLGKRIRNSNQATYQLYTGHRGSGKSTELRRLQQSLEEYGFFVVYFEADEEDIDPQNVEYIDILLACTRRFLKEIRSANAAPIQNWLRDRWQDLKDLAQMEISIDDVSLEQSLSVFTKLTASIRAEPTQRAKIRERVNPHTITLLQALNEFIADARQHLPQGKSKLAMIVDNLDRIPIDFRDNGRSNHEEIFLDRSEQLKGLNCHMVYTVPIALVYSRWANEVQTIYDKTLVLPMVMVQQHTGEVFPPGLAKLREAVWLRVNPHAPDLDLATQVFDAPETLERLCLSCGGHIRELMQMMQEAVNRADQVPITAREVQRAITELRAVYQRAVEEPEWEKLAQVAHTRIIPNDNEHRSLLQRRCILEYRCLDEVGELLTWYDIHPLIRKLPRFQEELAKLNP